The Cardiocondyla obscurior isolate alpha-2009 linkage group LG05, Cobs3.1, whole genome shotgun sequence genomic sequence CGTTTTTCCTGGAAGGCAAAATCCCCTCACCCACTAGCCGCTTTACCTCGCTACAAAAGTTCCTGTGTCGGGCGGTGCATGTGGCGCGTGTATTGTTCGTAGAACGACGTACGTTCGCGACCTGATCCGAATTACGTTTCTAGCTTTTCGAAGAACGGCATCGGGATTGATCGCGAATCTATTTCAATTTTACGCAGCGGTACCGTTTCCATTTTTAAAGTCAGCCGATCCCCTGTGTACGTcgcataataaattgtaaaaaaaaaaaaaaaaaaaaaaaaaaaaaaagacaaagtcCGGAATGTTACATTCCACGCGTGTTCGACTTCGCGCTTTAAAAAGTCGAACGGAGACGGGATAAGCTCGAGGAGAAAGGCGAGCAAAAATCGGGGCTCCATGCTGGCTGCCGCAGCGAACTGCTAAGCGGCACGCAAGCGGGCAAAGCAGACGTTCGCAGCAGACAACATGGCGCCGAGAGCGTCGTCGTCACGCCGGCGTGACGTTTCCCGCGCGCGTCATTAACGGAAGTGAGCCCACAAAATGGCGGAGTTTTACGGCGCTGAGGTGTgaaagggaagagagaaaggagaggaCGAGGGGAGAGTGGAGGAGAGGAGGGTGGAGGATGTCTATGCCTGCGGGCAGTTAGGTAGGCGATCGAGGCAGAATGACGAGAGATCCccgcagaaagagagaaggttAGATCGCTGGCATAGAGAAAGAAGAATGACTGGTAGCCGCCTTCGGTGGTAGAACAGCGTGCCGTACGAATGGGGCAATGATGTGCCGAGGGGGCGACCATTAGACGGACAGAGGCGAGCCGACGAGAGCGTGGACATTGAACGGAGACAGCACCAGACGGCGTGACGAGCGAGTGGGGGTACGTGGAAGAGAGGCCGTGGAGTGCGACGAGGCTGACTCCGTGGCACGAGAGCGCGAGAGACGGCGATAAAGCGGAGGGGAAAGACCAGTGAGAAGCAGCGGCGGATTCGTCCGGTGGGGATGAAAATTAGTTACGGCATCCAAGACCTAAAAGGAACTCCGGCGCCGCACGGTCAGATCGCATCGTGCAATGTTAAGCGTTAAGGTAGTCTCGCGCGTCGTTGACAGTGCCGGTTTCGAAATTCGTAGTAACCTGTTACCAGCGTCGTCGCCGCACTTAAATCCGTGACCAACGTTTCACGCCCGTTAGCCGCCGGTGCGAGAGAGTTATGTGtgtgtaatatttaatgagtAAAAACTACTAGTGAAATGCTCAGTGAGGATAACTCGGTGAAAATGATTCACTCGAAGCATCAGCAGTCAGTGCATCAGCAACACCAACAGCAGAACATGCGAAAGTCCGTGGGCGTCATGGGCACCAGGCGGATCTTCACGACGATCTTCAAAATCAGAGTCCTGGACTCGTACAGGCACGACAAGGACTGTCGGCAGAATCAGCGTGCCACGGCGAGAAAATACGGCATTCATCGTCGGCAGATACAAAAATGGCTGCAGTGCGAGGAGCAGCTCAGGAACAGCGTTGAAAACGGGAATACCAGGGCCGCTTCGTCGGCGACCGCCTCTCCCGTGAGCGTTTCTAAATCGGAGAGCATCGCGGCGGAAGCCGCAGGAAATACCGCGACTCCAGCAACGCCGGCCTTGAACCTCAACCTCGCCAGACAGCACGGCGACGAGCTGACTGCACAGCAAGGGCCCCCACCTTCTCATCCTCCGCATGGTACTGCACCCTCTTCGCCCCAATATAGCCTTCAGACTGCCTCGACCGGTACGGTTTTACCCTTATGTTTAACGTCCGTAGGCTATCCGGAATATTCATCGGAGCAGCGTCATCGTTTATTCGAGGAAGACAGAGGCCACGTGTCGGAGGTCAGCGGATACTCGGACACGCAGGCGGATCAAGATCGCAATTATTACGTTTTGAACGGGGACGGGCAGCGGGACGCGGAGGTATCGGCGTTTGGCGGCAGGAACGAGGTAAAAGTATATCAAACGTTGACGAGTTACCACTCGTCGCACCAGGATCACCGATACAACGTGAACGAGATCAGTAGCAGCGCGCACAGCCGTTCGCCGAGCCATTCGCAACAGCGGGAGCAGAATTATGGAAGCGTTGATTCATTTGACGGAAGATCGTATAGCCTGTTGCTAGCGCCGTCGATGATAAAGACAGAGCCAGCGAGTCCAGACACGGCGGCGACGTCAGGCCTGTACGAACCAACGGTCTCTCCTACCGGCCAGCGGGCCTCGCTCTCGCCTGTGTCGCATCGGGGCGCCGACGGCGGTGGTTCTTCATCGTCCGTTCACTTCGTTGATTCCTCACGAGCTCCCGCGAGCCCGTACTTGCACGTGCACGCTCATGagcacgcacacacgtgccCGCCGCTGGATTCCGAGAAGCCGATCCCATCGCTGCTGCACGAGCAAAAGAGAGAGTCGGAGGAGACGACGCAGCGCGCCGAAGAGAAGCGGGAGGAAGAAATGCAAGAAAAGGCGGAATACTGCAAGAcgctgataaaaaaagaagtgcaCTTGGACGACGAAGAGGCGTATGACGAAGGGGAGGAAGCGGCCGCATCTCCGTGCGCCGACTATCAACGACCACCTGTTGGCGGGTCACCCGATAGTTCAGGACCGATAAGCCCTATGTACGATCGCAATGGTTACTCGCTGCCTTCGAGCCCTCGCGATTCCGTCAGCGCCGGAAGATCCAGGAGCAGCTGGTCGGACAGCGAGATGGATCCTCTCGTTTCCTCCAACAGCCTAAATTCATCCGGCAATTTCACCCGCCGGCGATCGTTCCCCCTGCGCTTCAAGCTCGACGTCCTCGACGCTTTCCATCGAGATAAAGAAGTGAAGGAAAATCAGCGGGCTACTGCAAGAAAATTCGGTATAAATCGCCGCCAGGTACAAAAGTGGCTGGAACAAGAGGCGGAGCTGAGAGATGGCATCGCTCTTCGCGGAGATTCACGTCAGCGATTGGGACCCATCCAGGATGCCGCCTGCAACGACATTCAGGGTGATTCACCGTTGGACctgacgacgacggcgagtTACGGTTCGTTGCAAGTTACGAATTGTATGTCGTTGTCGTTGCTGCGCGACCGACTCGAAATGGAGCACGAACGGTCGCCGACACACAGCACGAGTCATGACGTTGGTTTAACCTCTTCCCAGCATCCCTCGGGTTATCAAAACTGCGCTGGAATGGAGCCATCCTCTGAGATCGAGTCCGCGGCGGCCTATAGAAATTTATCTTGCTCCGTGGACAGTCATACCACAACGTCGACGACGTCTTATCAAGAATCCTTACGAGAATCCTGTTATACAGAGCCTCCGATTAAAACGTACTGTTACTCGTCCAGAGCGAACTCCGTGGTCTCCAATTTTTCTGAGGGATGCGAGCAGAGATTTTCACCATTGAAGAGGCAGCATTGCACGCTCGCTTCCTGCTACGACGCGATGCCGTCGCCGAAAAGATTCTGCGAGAGGTATTCGGACGTGGACGACTCCTACGATGTGCCTCAAGACACGCCTCTTTGTCTCGTGAAACCGAAGCTGGTACGGGAACTCTCTCAAACGGAATTGATTACGAAGGCGATCAATCAATCAATCGGTACTGTATCGACTTCGAATAATCCTGATGCCATCACTTTCAAGCCCTACCTAGATAATCCCGTGAGTAAACCTTTGAAAAAATGCGCCGTTCAAAATGATTTATCTCCTATGAGTCACCATACTATCAATAATAACaacagtaatattaataataataattgccagataatttgtaatttcaaCGAGAGTCAAAATCACAATCATTATGACGTCGAGCTTAATTTACAAGTGCCTGTATCTTGGCGGCCTGATTTAGACTTGTACACATTCCCGCAAAGAAGTGCGTTCGTCAGCGTATCCTCACTctacatgtaatttttttttttttcgaatttccACTTATTACTAAATTGCAGATTTATGAGCTTCCGACCGTGCccacttttcttttattcaacactacatttttttttcaagcataaaaaaaaaatatgataacgATCAGATTGCTGCAGTCAATTAGTTTGGAGGGCGTAAAAATCGGGCCGCAGGTTTCCTTGAGTGAGAATGCGCCGGCGAAGGATCGATTGGTGCGTGATCTACTACACGTAGCCGACCACGTAAGCATTTATCGTTTCCACGGATCGTCGGTACCGCGCTGTACATCGCGATAAAGTCTTAATCGGCCATTGGACGACCCGAGGCGTGGAAGGAGATTATACATAGTCGCGTCCTCGACAAGCGTCTTCTAACTCCACCAGATCTGCTCGAATCTCCCTCCCTCcatctctccctctctcccccgTCCTTTCGTTCCTCTTGAAAAATTCTGTAGATATCCTAACATTTTTTCCGCCACTTTTATCATCGAGATTAGAAACCGGTGATTATCAGCTAGGCCGTTTAGAGGTCGGATTCGTTTGCTATAATTGTAGAATTATGTCAGAGAAAATGCAGCCGTTCGCGTTGCGTCGAAAGGAAGTTTTGATGCGGCGAATTCGCGCGACCAGtttgcgaaaagaaatattccaGCCGAAAGCTACCGTAAATGCGACGAATGGTCAACTCCTTACGCAAGACATTTACAGcttgtaaaatttcattttggtcctttccctttttttctccccttttttttttcttttttttttgttctataGACATTGTATTTCGTGCTATACAGATGCGTTGCACTAACCCGGGGACAAAAACTACGTGCTTTCAGGTCGTATTTCTTCCATTTTGCCTGTTTTCTACGGAAGGAAGGCTGTGCGCCGACAGGCGATGATAGCTCGATTTCTTGGTAGGATGCCACCCATAGCTTTCCGCGAACTGGTCGTGCGATTGCGTTCGTCACTTAGTCGTGAATATGCGTA encodes the following:
- the LOC139103026 gene encoding uncharacterized protein, which encodes MLSEDNSVKMIHSKHQQSVHQQHQQQNMRKSVGVMGTRRIFTTIFKIRVLDSYRHDKDCRQNQRATARKYGIHRRQIQKWLQCEEQLRNSVENGNTRAASSATASPVSVSKSESIAAEAAGNTATPATPALNLNLARQHGDELTAQQGPPPSHPPHGYPEYSSEQRHRLFEEDRGHVSEVSGYSDTQADQDRNYYVLNGDGQRDAEVSAFGGRNEVKVYQTLTSYHSSHQDHRYNVNEISSSAHSRSPSHSQQREQNYGSVDSFDGRSYSLLLAPSMIKTEPASPDTAATSGLYEPTVSPTGQRASLSPVSHRGADGGGSSSSVHFVDSSRAPASPYLHVHAHEHAHTCPPLDSEKPIPSLLHEQKRESEETTQRAEEKREEEMQEKAEYCKTLIKKEVHLDDEEAYDEGEEAAASPCADYQRPPVGGSPDSSGPISPMYDRNGYSLPSSPRDSVSAGRSRSSWSDSEMDPLVSSNSLNSSGNFTRRRSFPLRFKLDVLDAFHRDKEVKENQRATARKFGINRRQVQKWLEQEAELRDGIALRGDSRQRLGPIQDAACNDIQGDSPLDLTTTASYGSLQVTNCMSLSLLRDRLEMEHERSPTHSTSHDVGLTSSQHPSGYQNCAGMEPSSEIESAAAYRNLSCSVDSHTTTSTTSYQESLRESCYTEPPIKTYCYSSRANSVVSNFSEGCEQRFSPLKRQHCTLASCYDAMPSPKRFCERYSDVDDSYDVPQDTPLCLVKPKLVRELSQTELITKAINQSIGTVSTSNNPDAITFKPYLDNPVSKPLKKCAVQNDLSPMSHHTINNNNSNINNNNCQIICNFNESQNHNHYDVELNLQVPVSWRPDLDLYTFPQRSAFVSVSSLYM